A segment of the Asinibacterium sp. OR53 genome:
CCACCACCCGAGCAAAGCATGATGGGCAATGTGGGATATTTGGCACGGATGCGGGCCATGACCTTGTAGAAACTCCGTGTGTATTCAATGTACAACTGTGATTGCCGGCTGCTGCCCAGGTAAGGCGACCAGGCATTGGTCATGCTGCGGTTGCAATCCCATTTGATGAAAGCGATACCGGGTGTTTTGGTCAGCATATTGTCTACAATTGAAAACACAAAATCCTGCACTTTGGGATTCGTGAGATCGAGTACCAATTGATTACGGCCATAATTTTCCGGCCTGTTGGGCAATTTCAATATCCAATCGGGATGCTGTTCGTAAAGTTCACTTTTCGGATTGACCATTTCAGGCTCTAGCCAGATACCGAATTTCACGCCTTGTTTCTCCGCTTCTTTCACCAGGTAACCCAACCCGCTTGGCAGTTTCGCTTTGTCTTCCTGCCAATCACCCAGCCCGTTTTTATCATCGTTGCGTGGATACTTGTTGCCAAACCATCCATCATCCAGCAGGAACAGATCGGCGCCTAATTTTTTTGCTTCACCAAACAATTCCACCAAACGGTTTTCATTGAACCTGACATCCGTAGCTTCCCAGTTGTTCAATAATACCATCCTGTTGCCATTGCCATCCATCACGCCGTAATTGCGCGCCCAGTTATGCAGGTTGCGACTGGCCAATCCTTTTCCATTGCCCGACCAGGTAAAAAGGAATGCAGGTGTAGTAAAAGTTTCTGCCGGTTGAAGTGCATATTCTGAAGCAAAAGGATTGATGCCCGACAATACCCGCAACCCGTTGCGCTGATCAATTTCAAAACTGTACCTGAAGTTCCCGGTCCAGTTGAGTGTACCTGCTATGAGTTCGCCATCTGTTTCAGTAGAAGGCTTATCCAGTGAAACAAAAAATACCTGTGTTTGGTAGAAGTTGCTACGTGTACCCAGTTTGCTTTCCAGTGTTTTGATGCCATTGCTCAATTGCTCTTCTACCATATTCATTTCACGTGCCCAATCGCCATGAAACTGTGTGAGCCAATAAGCATTGGCATTGAAATGCAGGAGGGAAGATGCATAAGCGGTGAGTTGTACCGGTTTCTTTTCATTGTTCCTGATCTCGGTCCATGCCTTGATTACGTCTTCGTTGTAATAGAGCGTATAATATAAAGTTACTTCGAACGGATATTGCGGGTCTCTAAGCAGAATGCTGGTAGTGATGCTGTCTCCACCCGAACTGATCGTTTTGTGCGCAACATATTGCAGCTCCAGGGAAGGGTTTCCATCTGCATGCACCACCCGTATGGCGGGTTCGTTCTGATTTTCCATACCTGCCGTGAGGTACACTTCGCGGCCGCCTTTCAATAA
Coding sequences within it:
- a CDS encoding alpha-galactosidase yields the protein MKKCICTLVCSVLAFLLHAQSDRQILLETKNTALLLSIGANQRVTQSYFGKKLQPADYALLKGGREVYLTAGMENQNEPAIRVVHADGNPSLELQYVAHKTISSGGDSITTSILLRDPQYPFEVTLYYTLYYNEDVIKAWTEIRNNEKKPVQLTAYASSLLHFNANAYWLTQFHGDWAREMNMVEEQLSNGIKTLESKLGTRSNFYQTQVFFVSLDKPSTETDGELIAGTLNWTGNFRYSFEIDQRNGLRVLSGINPFASEYALQPAETFTTPAFLFTWSGNGKGLASRNLHNWARNYGVMDGNGNRMVLLNNWEATDVRFNENRLVELFGEAKKLGADLFLLDDGWFGNKYPRNDDKNGLGDWQEDKAKLPSGLGYLVKEAEKQGVKFGIWLEPEMVNPKSELYEQHPDWILKLPNRPENYGRNQLVLDLTNPKVQDFVFSIVDNMLTKTPGIAFIKWDCNRSMTNAWSPYLGSSRQSQLYIEYTRSFYKVMARIRAKYPTLPIMLCSGGGGRTDYGALKYFTEFWPSDNTDPLSRIYIQWGYSYFFPANTMAAHITGMGKQSLKYKTDVAMMGRMGYDIRTNNFTPQELQFSEEAVKTYKRISPVIWHGDLYRLVSPYENNRAVLMYISKDQNQAILFNYHLNSTRSDVFGKVRLQGLDPKKKYRIKEINLFPGTTSAMADHDKVFSGEYLLQAGLNLSVRTTPLTSNVYELTAEP